From a region of the Lactuca sativa cultivar Salinas chromosome 4, Lsat_Salinas_v11, whole genome shotgun sequence genome:
- the LOC111907892 gene encoding uncharacterized protein LOC111907892 → MEQNLPVLAKKVWNLVRVVYFMLRKGISKRKLLLDLNMMIRRGKIAGKALQNLMFHHYHINREAFTAKHRSYHLSFPSPPPGEYEFSCSNSPAPTTHHPFSLFSLHKKHHSNSKPSKDHLDMMAVNAVLKAMEMIHSDNSSPALPGFGSTPMVRQLRVTDSPFPLSSVDQDNKVDEAAEEFISRFYNDLRLQKAKASSFGSS, encoded by the coding sequence ATGGAACAAAATCTACCGGTTTTAGCCAAGAAAGTTTGGAACTTAGTTCGTGTGGTTTACTTCATGCTGCGAAAAGGCATATCCAAGAGAAAGTTGTTGCTGGACCTCAACATGATGATAAGGCGTGGCAAGATCGCCGGAAAAGCCTTACAGAACCTGATGTTCCACCACTACCACATCAACCGGGAGGCTTTCACCGCCAAACACCGCTCATACCACCTCTCTTTCCCTTCACCTCCGCCTGGTGAATATGAGTTCAGCTGCAGCAACAGCCCTGCGCCCACTACTCACCACCCTTTCTCTCTATTTTCACTCCACAAGAAACATCACTCCAACAGCAAACCATCGAAGGATCATCTTGATATGATGGCTGTTAACGCTGTGCTTAAAGCCATGGAGATGATTCACAGCGACAATTCCTCACCGGCGCTTCCAGGCTTTGGGAGTACTCCAATGGTTAGGCAGCTGAGGGTAACCGACTCTCCGTTTCCGTTGAGTAGTGTCGACCAAGACAACAAAGTGGATGAGGCGGCGGAGGAGTTCATCAGCCGCTTCTATAATGACTTGAGGCTGCAGAAAGCAAAGGCCTCATCGTTTGGCTCATCGTGA